A stretch of the Uranotaenia lowii strain MFRU-FL chromosome 3, ASM2978415v1, whole genome shotgun sequence genome encodes the following:
- the LOC129753464 gene encoding uncharacterized protein LOC129753464: protein MSPSPGEPPDGTIPSWMDPQNLHGRLYYLTLKAADGHKLPQNPFLIGRSVEQKAGGKIDGAFFEKKNEWYVQKFRSKDQVRELAKLTCLTDGTPIIVGRHPSLNQRKCVVTCQEAEAMNEKELLAEFSPQKVIDVRRITKKTPAGIIGTPTLKLTISSTVIPEFIHFGFLKVRTRLYYPLPLLCRNCLKYGHTKEKCTSPFSCSKCNSTSHDSANCKNHLYCGNCEKEGHSPINRGCPTWLAETAAIKISTEHIVKTTDEHQQKTIENRKPQPPTEPKQNVDKIQQQQPTQQKRTNRKTANLKPGSPPRKRITPQPSPAQSSDEADDRTKTNGSPSSRLREQLILKSPISSHRPLPSPYPFQPSPQA, encoded by the exons ATGAGCCCATCGCCGGGTGAACCCCCTGATGGGACAATACCTTCATGGATGGATCCACAAAACTTGCACGGAAGACTGTATTACTTGACCCTGAAAGCTGCAGATGGACATAAACTTCCACAGAACCCGTTCTTAATTGGAAGATCAGTGGAACAGAAAGCCGGAGGAAAAATTGATGGCGCGTTTTTCgaaaagaagaatgaatggTACGTACAGAAGTTTAGGAGTAAAGATCAAGTTAGAGAACTGGCAAAGTTAACTTGTCTCACCGATGGTACACCTATCATTGTCGGACGTCACCCTAGTTTAAACCAACGCAAATGCGTCGTTACCTGTCAGGAAGCTGAAGCAATGAACGAAAAAGAGCTCTTAGCTGAATTTTCGCCCCAAAAAGTGATAGACGTTCGTAGAATCACCAAAAAAACGCCCGCTGGAATTATTGGTACACCCACCCTGAAACTTACTATCAGCAGTACCGTTATACCGGAGTTCATCCACTTTGGATTTCTCAAAGTACGAACTCGTTTGTACTACCCGCTGCCCCTACTGTGTAGGAACTGTTTGAAGTACGGACACACGAAGGAGAAGTGTACCAGCCCCTTCTCGTGCAGCAAGTGCAACTCAACTAGCCATGATAGTGCGAATTGTAAAAATCACCTGTACTGCGGAAACTGCGAAAAAGAAGGCCACTCACCCATCAATCGCGGATGCCCAACTTGGTTAGCAGAAACAGCAGCAATAAAAATCAGCACCGAACA CATTGTTAAGACGACGGACGAGCACCAACAGAAAACAATAGAAAACAGAAAACCGCAACCACCAACCGAACCTAAACAGAACGTAGACAAAatacaacagcagcagccaacACAACAGAAGCGGACAAATAGAAAAACTGCAAATCTGAAACCAGGATCTCCCCCTCGGAAAAGGATTACCCCTCAACCCTCACCAGCGCAATCGTCGGATGAGGCAGATGATCGCACCAAAACTAATGGATCCCCCAGTTCCCGATTGAGGGAACAGTTAATATTAAAATCTCCAATTTCCTCTCATCGCCCTCTTCCCTCTCCTTACCCCTTCCAACCCTCCCCCCAGGCATAA